One window of the Mycobacteriales bacterium genome contains the following:
- the dxr gene encoding 1-deoxy-D-xylulose-5-phosphate reductoisomerase gives MPIRTSAIPQPRGDNGGVRRDVVVLGCTGSVGTQALDIVRRSPDRFRVVGLTAGGGRAELLAQQALEFGVDVVGVSRAEAMEDLQLALYAEAQRRGFSRGEFALPKLLAGGDAAEQVAGWQCDIVLNAITGSIGLGPTLVALDAGRTLALANKESLIAGGPLVTSRAAPGQIVPVDSEHSAIAQCLRSGAHAEVRRLVLTASGGPFRGKARDELHDVTLAEALAHPTWDMGPVITVNSATLVNKGLELIEAHWLFDIDYDDIHVVVHPQSVVHSMVEFIDGSTIAQASPPDMHLPIALALAWPDRVDGAAGAVDWSTPSAWTFEPLDNEGFPSVELARAAGKAGGTAPAVYNAANEEALAAFVAGRLPFLGIVDTIEKVLGSQEGLTPLTSVADVKEAEAWARRRVHELVAKESGG, from the coding sequence ATGCCGATCCGGACCTCAGCGATCCCTCAGCCGAGGGGCGACAATGGAGGGGTGAGGCGTGACGTCGTGGTGCTCGGCTGCACCGGATCGGTCGGCACCCAGGCGCTGGATATCGTCCGCCGTTCGCCGGACCGGTTTCGGGTCGTCGGCCTCACCGCGGGCGGCGGCCGCGCCGAGCTGCTCGCCCAGCAGGCGCTCGAGTTCGGCGTCGATGTGGTGGGCGTCTCGCGGGCGGAGGCGATGGAGGACCTCCAGCTCGCGTTGTACGCCGAAGCGCAGCGGCGGGGGTTCAGCCGGGGGGAGTTCGCGCTCCCGAAGCTGCTCGCCGGCGGCGACGCCGCCGAGCAGGTGGCCGGCTGGCAGTGCGACATCGTGCTCAACGCGATCACCGGTTCGATCGGCCTCGGACCGACGCTTGTCGCGCTCGACGCGGGTCGCACCCTCGCGCTCGCCAACAAGGAGTCCCTGATCGCCGGCGGCCCGCTGGTGACGTCGCGTGCGGCGCCCGGGCAGATCGTTCCGGTCGACTCGGAGCACTCGGCGATCGCGCAGTGCCTGCGATCCGGCGCGCACGCCGAGGTCCGCCGGCTGGTCCTGACCGCGAGCGGCGGTCCGTTCCGCGGCAAGGCACGCGACGAGCTGCACGACGTGACGCTCGCCGAGGCGCTGGCGCACCCGACGTGGGACATGGGTCCGGTGATCACCGTCAACTCGGCCACGCTGGTCAACAAAGGACTCGAGCTGATCGAGGCGCACTGGTTGTTCGACATCGACTACGACGACATCCACGTCGTGGTCCACCCGCAGTCGGTGGTCCACTCGATGGTCGAGTTCATCGACGGCTCGACCATCGCCCAGGCCAGCCCGCCGGACATGCACCTGCCGATCGCGCTGGCGCTCGCGTGGCCGGACCGGGTCGACGGCGCCGCGGGCGCGGTCGACTGGTCGACTCCGTCGGCGTGGACCTTCGAGCCGCTGGACAACGAGGGTTTCCCCTCGGTCGAGCTCGCCCGGGCGGCCGGGAAGGCCGGCGGCACCGCACCGGCCGTCTACAACGCCGCCAACGAGGAGGCACTGGCCGCCTTCGTGGCCGGCCGGCTGCCGTTCCTCGGGATCGTCGACACGATCGAGAAAGTGCTGGGTTCGCAAGAAGGGCTCACGCCGCTGACCTCCGTGGCCGATGTAAAGGAGGCAGAGGCCTGGGCACGGCGCCGGGTCCATGAGCTCGTGGCGAAGGAGTCCGGCGGGTGA
- a CDS encoding site-2 protease family protein yields MSYAIGVIAFSLALLLSVMLHEAGHFATAKAFGMKASRFFVGFGPTLWSFRRGETEYGIKAIPAGGFVKIEGMTALEEIDPADSDRAFYKQPAGKRTIVLCAGSFVHFIIAIVLVFGILATTHEDPIRGYFSVAQVSRCVTGNPSGTCTASDQRAPALGKLRPGDVLVSIDGQPISSSGDNFVNVLRSHADQPVSIVVRRQGVLTTVRLTPKPVVVGGRTEGRIGVVDEENAARVSFAAAFGRTFGVLGDFIKSTGTAIGGLPHEVAQIVEGKPRGQNGAASVVDVARVSGQISASGATLGEKVASLLLLVAELNLFVGLFNMLPLLPLDGGHVGILAFEEARSRLYRAIGRRDPGRVDIMKVLPLTYAVVAAFVGLSLILLYAGIVNPIRLQ; encoded by the coding sequence GTGAGCTACGCGATCGGCGTCATTGCCTTCTCGCTGGCCTTGTTGCTCTCGGTGATGCTGCACGAGGCCGGACACTTCGCGACCGCGAAGGCCTTCGGCATGAAGGCGTCCCGCTTCTTCGTCGGGTTCGGCCCGACGCTGTGGTCGTTCCGCCGCGGCGAGACCGAGTACGGCATCAAGGCGATCCCGGCCGGCGGCTTCGTGAAGATCGAGGGTATGACCGCCCTGGAGGAGATCGACCCCGCCGACTCCGACCGCGCCTTCTACAAGCAGCCCGCGGGAAAGCGCACGATCGTCCTGTGCGCCGGGTCCTTCGTGCACTTCATCATCGCGATCGTGCTCGTCTTCGGCATCCTCGCGACGACCCACGAAGACCCGATCCGCGGCTACTTCTCCGTGGCTCAGGTGAGCCGATGCGTCACGGGCAACCCGAGCGGAACGTGCACCGCGTCCGACCAGCGTGCGCCCGCGCTCGGCAAGCTGCGCCCGGGCGACGTACTCGTCAGCATCGACGGCCAGCCGATCAGCTCGTCCGGGGACAACTTCGTGAACGTCCTCCGCTCGCACGCCGACCAGCCGGTGTCGATCGTGGTCCGGCGTCAGGGCGTGCTCACGACCGTGCGCCTCACGCCGAAACCGGTTGTGGTGGGCGGCCGGACCGAGGGACGGATTGGGGTCGTCGACGAGGAGAACGCCGCACGGGTCAGCTTCGCCGCGGCGTTCGGCCGGACCTTCGGCGTGCTCGGGGACTTCATCAAGTCGACAGGAACCGCGATCGGCGGCCTGCCGCACGAGGTCGCCCAGATCGTCGAGGGCAAGCCGCGCGGCCAGAACGGTGCCGCGAGCGTCGTCGACGTCGCCCGGGTCAGCGGCCAGATCAGTGCCTCGGGCGCCACGCTCGGTGAGAAGGTCGCCTCGCTGCTGCTTCTCGTCGCCGAGCTGAACCTGTTCGTCGGGCTGTTCAACATGCTGCCGCTGCTCCCGCTCGACGGCGGTCACGTCGGGATCCTGGCCTTCGAGGAGGCCCGCAGCCGGCTCTACCGCGCCATCGGGCGCCGCGACCCGGGTCGCGTGGACATCATGAAGGTGCTGCCGCTGACCTACGCTGTGGTTGCGGCCTTCGTTGGGCTGTCACTGATCCTGCTCTACGCCGGGATCGTGAACCCGATCCGCCTGCAGTAG